The Dictyoglomus sp. genome includes a region encoding these proteins:
- a CDS encoding NlpC/P60 family protein encodes MLFKNMIILYLLMLVLMAGCSHIPYLQKEVSPEQANKALEHALQQVNKPYVWGEQDPNIGFDCSGLVIWAYKQVIHNIMFLYKGKPAKDIDVFTLYTENSRLLEKDEIVEGDIVYIANKENKVEHCGLVIKVDEDSVQIIHASGSLGKVVIEKWGLKEEIREGHIHSFGRLKYVSLSP; translated from the coding sequence GTTCTAATGGCTGGATGTAGCCATATTCCATATCTACAGAAAGAAGTTAGCCCCGAACAAGCAAATAAAGCTTTGGAGCATGCTTTACAACAAGTAAACAAGCCCTATGTGTGGGGAGAACAAGACCCTAATATTGGATTTGACTGTTCAGGCTTAGTCATATGGGCATATAAACAGGTTATACATAATATCATGTTTTTATACAAAGGAAAACCCGCAAAAGATATAGACGTTTTTACATTATATACTGAAAACTCGAGACTTTTGGAAAAAGATGAGATTGTTGAAGGCGATATTGTATATATAGCAAATAAAGAAAATAAGGTAGAACATTGCGGTTTAGTAATAAAAGTAGATGAAGATTCTGTTCAAATAATACATGCTTCAGGAAGTTTAGGCAAAGTTGTCATAGAAAAATGGGGCTTAAAAGAAGAAATTAGGGAGGGACATATTCATAGTTTTGGAAGGCTTAAGTATGTTTCTCTTTCTCCCTAA